A DNA window from Mycobacterium sp. IDR2000157661 contains the following coding sequences:
- a CDS encoding ABC transporter permease, which produces MTSPAPIAGDATRVSSVRLLLGNPVTVVSATLLLLIGFVALTANWIAPYGVNDVDVPNALQPPSGEHWFGTDELGRDVFSRVLVAIQASMRVAVVSVAFAVVVGVTVGVVSGYRGGWLDTVFMRVVDVMFAFPVLLLALAVVAILGPGVSTTILAIGIVYTPIFARVARASTMSVRVEPFVSVSRSMGTGHRYILGRHILPNIAGPLIVQTSLSLAFAILSEAALSFLGLGIQPPQPSLGRMIFDSQGFVTLAWWMAVFPGAAIFVTVLAFNLFGDGLRDVLDPKQRTMIEARAKGVQR; this is translated from the coding sequence ATGACCTCACCCGCACCCATTGCAGGGGACGCCACCCGAGTCTCGTCGGTGCGTCTGCTGCTGGGCAACCCGGTCACGGTGGTGAGCGCAACGCTGCTGCTGTTGATCGGGTTCGTCGCGCTCACGGCGAATTGGATTGCGCCGTACGGCGTCAACGACGTCGACGTGCCGAACGCCCTGCAACCGCCGAGCGGTGAACACTGGTTCGGCACCGACGAACTGGGCCGCGACGTCTTCTCGCGGGTGCTGGTCGCGATCCAGGCGTCGATGCGGGTCGCGGTGGTCAGCGTGGCGTTCGCCGTGGTGGTGGGCGTGACCGTCGGTGTGGTGTCGGGCTATCGCGGTGGCTGGCTGGACACCGTCTTCATGCGCGTGGTGGACGTGATGTTCGCGTTCCCGGTGCTTCTGTTGGCGCTCGCGGTGGTGGCCATCCTCGGTCCCGGGGTAAGCACCACGATCCTGGCGATCGGGATCGTCTACACGCCGATCTTCGCCCGCGTCGCCCGCGCCAGCACCATGAGCGTGCGGGTGGAACCGTTCGTGTCGGTGTCGCGCAGCATGGGCACCGGCCACCGCTACATCCTCGGCAGGCACATATTGCCCAACATCGCCGGGCCGTTGATCGTGCAGACGTCGCTGTCGCTGGCCTTCGCGATCCTGTCGGAGGCGGCGCTGTCCTTCCTCGGCCTCGGCATTCAGCCGCCGCAGCCCTCGCTGGGCCGGATGATCTTCGACTCGCAGGGCTTCGTGACGCTGGCGTGGTGGATGGCGGTGTTCCCCGGGGCGGCCATCTTCGTCACGGTGCTCGCCTTCAACCTGTTCGGCGACGGACTGCGCGATGTGCTCGATCCCAAGCAGCGCACCATGATCGAGGCCCGCGCGAAGGGGGTGCAGCGGTGA
- a CDS encoding ABC transporter permease, translating into MTRLATHPIARFLARRLAYSAVVLLGVLVLVFALVHLVPGDPVRIALGTRYSPEAYAALRSASGLDKPIVEQFFGYLGNAVTGDLGVSFRNGDPVTVILLERLPATVSLAFVGIAVALLIAVPAGIYSALREGKVSDALIRVGSQFGVSIPDFWMGILLIALFASTLGWLPTSGYRPLLDDPAGWLRHLVLPALTVGLVAGAILTRYVRSAVLEVAAMGYVRTARSKGLAPRVVTLRHTVRNALIPVLTITGIQLATILSGVIVVEVVFAWPGLGRLVYNAVAARDYPLIQGTVLLVAALFLLVNLLVDALYAVVDPRIRLS; encoded by the coding sequence GTGACCCGGTTGGCGACTCACCCCATCGCCCGCTTTCTGGCGCGCAGACTCGCGTACTCCGCTGTGGTGTTGCTCGGCGTGCTGGTCCTCGTGTTCGCCCTGGTGCACCTCGTGCCCGGCGACCCCGTGCGCATCGCGCTTGGCACGCGTTACTCCCCGGAGGCCTATGCGGCGCTGCGCTCGGCGAGCGGGCTCGACAAGCCGATCGTCGAGCAGTTCTTCGGGTATCTGGGCAACGCGGTGACCGGTGATCTCGGCGTGAGCTTCCGCAACGGCGACCCGGTCACGGTGATCCTGCTCGAGCGGCTGCCCGCGACCGTGTCGCTGGCGTTCGTGGGCATCGCCGTCGCGCTGCTCATCGCCGTGCCTGCGGGCATCTACTCGGCGCTGCGCGAAGGCAAGGTCAGCGACGCGCTCATCCGGGTGGGCAGCCAGTTCGGGGTGTCCATCCCGGACTTCTGGATGGGCATCCTGCTCATCGCGCTGTTCGCCTCGACGCTGGGTTGGCTGCCCACCTCGGGTTACCGGCCGCTGCTGGATGATCCGGCCGGCTGGCTTCGCCACCTGGTGCTGCCCGCCCTGACAGTCGGTCTGGTGGCCGGTGCGATCCTGACCCGCTACGTGCGCTCGGCGGTGCTCGAGGTCGCCGCGATGGGGTACGTGCGCACCGCCCGCTCGAAAGGCCTTGCGCCGCGGGTCGTCACGCTGCGTCACACCGTGCGTAACGCCTTGATCCCGGTGCTGACCATCACCGGTATTCAGCTCGCGACGATCCTGAGCGGTGTGATCGTCGTCGAGGTGGTGTTCGCCTGGCCCGGCCTCGGGCGGTTGGTCTACAACGCCGTCGCGGCCCGCGACTACCCGCTCATCCAGGGCACGGTCCTGTTGGTGGCGGCGTTGTTCCTGCTCGTCAACCTCCTCGTCGACGCGCTCTACGCCGTCGTCGACCCGAGGATCCGGCTGTCATGA
- a CDS encoding ABC transporter substrate-binding protein, producing MKRLAAVVAVVIIAVTGCSVGERVDLGDSSGNLIAAIAGEPDQLDPHKTTAYFSFEVLENVFDTLVEPDADLQMRPALAETWDVSDDQLTWTFRLRPGVTFHDGSPLSADDVVFSYRRIIDEQLANVDKFSAVSDVFAADRLTVVIRVKQPTPNLLTNIGGFKGMAIVQRGNVESGRIATHPVGTGPFAFQSQKSGDSIVLRANPSYWDGPPQVPGVTFRFISEPSTALSALQAGEIDWTDSIPPQRVAQLRDDDSVHLAVTPSNDYWYLALNGARAPWDDVRVRQAVAYGIDRDAIVTVTSYGTASANQLAIPEGNPWYTPYDRYRYDIATAQRLLDEAGVGDVEMDMLVTNEYPETVTAAQVIADNLAPLGITVRIRTVDFATWLDEQNSGNFDMLMMGWLGNIDPDDFYYAQHHTDGTSNAQKFSNPDVDRLLDAGRVETNRRAREQDYREAATIIADRVSYIYLYNPSVIQAWVPNLTGYQARRDGAVRFRDAGLDGDETA from the coding sequence ATGAAACGACTGGCGGCGGTGGTCGCGGTCGTCATCATCGCGGTGACGGGCTGCTCGGTCGGCGAGCGCGTCGATCTCGGTGACTCGTCGGGCAATCTCATCGCCGCCATCGCCGGCGAGCCCGATCAGCTCGACCCGCACAAGACGACCGCCTACTTCTCGTTCGAGGTGCTCGAGAACGTCTTCGACACCCTCGTCGAACCCGACGCCGACCTTCAGATGCGTCCCGCGCTGGCGGAGACGTGGGACGTCAGCGACGACCAGCTGACGTGGACGTTCCGCCTGCGTCCCGGAGTCACCTTTCACGACGGCAGCCCGCTGTCCGCCGACGACGTGGTGTTCTCCTACCGGCGGATCATCGACGAGCAACTCGCCAACGTCGACAAGTTCAGCGCCGTCAGCGACGTCTTCGCCGCTGATCGGCTGACCGTGGTGATCCGTGTCAAGCAGCCGACCCCGAACCTGCTGACCAACATCGGTGGATTCAAGGGCATGGCGATCGTGCAGCGCGGCAACGTCGAAAGCGGCCGGATCGCGACCCACCCGGTCGGCACCGGGCCGTTCGCCTTCCAGTCGCAGAAAAGCGGCGACTCGATCGTCTTGCGGGCCAACCCGTCGTACTGGGACGGGCCCCCGCAGGTGCCCGGTGTGACCTTCCGCTTCATCTCCGAGCCGTCCACCGCGCTGTCGGCACTGCAGGCCGGTGAGATCGACTGGACCGATTCCATTCCGCCGCAGCGGGTGGCGCAGCTGCGCGACGACGACTCGGTGCACCTCGCGGTCACCCCGAGCAACGACTACTGGTATCTCGCGCTCAATGGCGCCCGTGCCCCCTGGGACGACGTGCGCGTGCGCCAGGCGGTCGCCTATGGCATCGACCGCGACGCGATCGTCACCGTCACCAGCTACGGCACCGCGAGCGCGAATCAACTCGCGATCCCCGAGGGCAACCCCTGGTACACCCCCTACGACCGCTACCGCTACGACATCGCGACGGCGCAGCGCCTGCTCGACGAAGCCGGTGTCGGCGATGTCGAGATGGACATGCTGGTCACCAACGAGTATCCCGAGACGGTGACCGCCGCGCAGGTGATCGCCGACAACCTCGCCCCGCTGGGCATCACTGTCCGCATCCGTACCGTCGACTTCGCGACCTGGCTCGACGAACAGAACTCCGGCAACTTCGACATGCTGATGATGGGTTGGCTCGGCAACATCGACCCGGACGACTTCTACTATGCCCAGCACCACACGGACGGCACCAGCAACGCGCAGAAGTTCTCGAACCCAGACGTTGACCGACTGCTCGACGCCGGCCGGGTGGAAACGAATCGTCGTGCGCGCGAACAGGATTACCGCGAGGCCGCGACCATCATCGCCGACCGGGTGAGCTACATCTACCTCTACAACCCGTCGGTCATCCAGGCCTGGGTGCCCAACCTGACCGGATACCAGGCACGCCGTGACGGGGCGGTCCGGTTCCGGGACGCCGGCCTGGACGGGGACGAAACGGCGTGA
- a CDS encoding potassium channel family protein encodes MVDKPATTSDEPRVRRWERHTEWPLAAVAVVFLIVYSVEVLLRPPQHIAQVLSAVNAALYLAFVVDYVARLVLAERRTRWFLRHLFDLAIVALPFLRPLRLLRLVILFKTLHRAVGDAIRGRVIMYTVCASVLLIYVASLAVLEAERSDPRSDITSFGRALWWAITTVTTVGYGDLSPVTVTGRLVAVLLMIGGISLVGVVTATLASWIVQRVAEEDDANRAATAAQIEELRAEIRRLGGHLREAGSVDGQSEPMVNSRSTGE; translated from the coding sequence ATGGTCGACAAGCCTGCGACAACCTCCGACGAGCCACGGGTTCGACGCTGGGAACGACACACCGAGTGGCCGCTGGCCGCCGTGGCGGTTGTCTTCCTGATCGTCTATTCGGTGGAGGTGCTGCTCCGGCCGCCCCAGCACATCGCCCAGGTGCTGAGCGCCGTCAACGCGGCGTTGTACCTGGCCTTCGTCGTGGACTACGTCGCGCGGCTGGTGCTGGCCGAGAGACGGACCCGGTGGTTCCTCCGGCACTTGTTCGACCTCGCCATCGTCGCGCTGCCGTTCCTGCGCCCGTTGCGACTGTTGCGGCTGGTCATCCTGTTCAAGACGCTGCATCGAGCGGTCGGGGACGCGATCCGAGGCCGCGTGATCATGTACACCGTCTGCGCTTCGGTGCTGTTGATATACGTCGCCTCGCTGGCGGTGCTGGAGGCCGAGCGCTCGGACCCGAGGTCCGACATCACCAGCTTCGGACGGGCGCTGTGGTGGGCGATCACCACGGTGACCACCGTGGGCTACGGCGACCTGTCACCGGTCACGGTCACCGGACGGCTGGTGGCCGTACTCCTGATGATCGGCGGAATCAGCCTGGTCGGTGTGGTCACCGCGACGCTGGCGTCGTGGATCGTGCAGCGGGTCGCCGAGGAGGACGACGCCAACCGCGCCGCGACCGCGGCGCAGATCGAGGAGTTGCGCGCGGAGATCCGCCGGCTCGGCGGACATCTGCGCGAAGCGGGGTCCGTCGACGGGCAGAGCGAGCCTATGGTGAACTCGCGATCGACCGGCGAGTGA
- a CDS encoding acyl-CoA dehydrogenase family protein, translating to MAQTDGLLFNPNTYDPQQFDAVTRRLLRATIDWFEGRGKKRLLDDDLTAQWPADFLEFVKREKLFAAFLTPSEFAGVEPEDGPAKRWDAARNAALSEILGFYGLTYWYIEQVTILGLGPIWQSDNEAAKRRAARDLEAGHVMAFGLSEREHGADVYSTDMVLTPASEQDRADGILYRASGEKYYIGNGNVASMVSTFGRRGDVDGSSEKEKAYVFFVADSQHPNYQLIDNLVHMQIYVSTFRLQDYPVREQDILHTGEQAFAAALNTVNVGKFNLCTCTIGMTEHAFYEAITHAHNRILYGRPVTDFGHVRANFVEAYARLVAMKLFSQRAVDYFRSAGLDDRRYLLFNPMTKAKVTMEGETVVRLLHDVIAAKGYEKDTMFREVAQLIGTLPRLEGTVHVNVGLMLKFMPNYMFNPKAYPPVPTRDDAADDTFFWHQGPTRGAAKVQFADWSPVYETYAHIPNVARFYEQAQAFRTLLSAAAPDAAQQKDLDFMLVVGHLFSLIVYGQLILEQAELTLLGSEGGQDIVDEIFDFQIRDFNAYAVALHGMPSSTIAQQEWALEAVCKPVCDVDRFDRVWQRVQAYDGAYEMRP from the coding sequence ATGGCGCAGACCGACGGCTTGCTGTTCAACCCGAATACCTACGATCCGCAGCAGTTCGACGCGGTGACCCGCCGGTTGCTGCGGGCCACCATCGACTGGTTCGAGGGTCGGGGTAAGAAGCGTCTCCTCGACGACGACCTGACCGCGCAGTGGCCCGCCGACTTCCTCGAGTTCGTCAAGCGGGAGAAGCTGTTCGCCGCGTTCCTCACGCCATCGGAATTCGCCGGTGTGGAACCGGAAGACGGGCCGGCCAAGCGCTGGGACGCGGCGCGCAACGCCGCACTCTCCGAGATCCTCGGGTTCTACGGCCTGACGTACTGGTACATCGAGCAGGTCACTATCCTTGGCCTCGGCCCGATCTGGCAGAGCGACAACGAAGCGGCCAAGCGCAGGGCGGCCCGCGACCTCGAGGCCGGGCACGTGATGGCCTTCGGACTTTCTGAACGTGAGCACGGCGCCGACGTCTACAGCACCGACATGGTGCTCACCCCCGCGAGCGAGCAGGACCGCGCCGACGGCATCCTGTACCGCGCATCGGGGGAGAAGTACTACATCGGCAACGGAAACGTGGCCAGCATGGTGTCGACGTTCGGGCGCCGGGGCGACGTCGACGGCAGTTCAGAAAAAGAGAAGGCATACGTCTTCTTCGTCGCCGACAGCCAGCACCCCAACTACCAGTTGATCGACAACCTGGTGCACATGCAGATCTACGTCAGCACGTTTCGGCTGCAGGACTACCCGGTGCGTGAGCAGGACATCCTGCACACCGGCGAACAGGCCTTCGCCGCCGCGCTCAACACCGTCAACGTCGGCAAGTTCAACCTGTGCACCTGCACCATCGGCATGACGGAACATGCGTTCTACGAGGCCATAACGCATGCGCACAACCGCATTCTCTACGGTCGACCGGTCACCGACTTCGGCCATGTCCGTGCGAATTTCGTCGAAGCCTATGCCCGGCTCGTGGCGATGAAACTGTTCAGCCAGCGTGCCGTCGACTACTTCCGCAGCGCCGGTCTCGACGACCGCCGCTACCTGTTGTTCAACCCGATGACGAAGGCCAAGGTCACCATGGAGGGCGAAACGGTGGTGCGACTGCTGCATGACGTCATCGCCGCCAAGGGGTACGAGAAGGACACCATGTTCCGCGAGGTCGCCCAACTCATCGGCACCTTGCCGCGGCTGGAGGGCACGGTGCACGTGAACGTCGGCCTGATGCTGAAGTTCATGCCCAACTACATGTTCAACCCCAAGGCTTACCCGCCGGTGCCGACCCGCGACGACGCGGCCGACGACACGTTCTTCTGGCACCAGGGTCCCACCCGCGGCGCGGCCAAGGTGCAGTTCGCCGACTGGTCACCGGTCTACGAGACCTACGCCCACATCCCCAACGTCGCGCGCTTCTACGAGCAGGCGCAGGCGTTCCGCACCCTGCTCAGCGCCGCGGCGCCGGACGCGGCCCAGCAGAAGGATCTCGACTTCATGCTGGTGGTCGGCCACCTCTTCTCCTTGATCGTCTACGGTCAGCTGATCCTCGAGCAGGCCGAGCTGACGCTGCTGGGCTCCGAAGGCGGGCAGGACATCGTCGACGAGATATTCGACTTCCAGATCCGCGACTTCAACGCCTATGCCGTGGCGCTGCACGGCATGCCGAGTTCCACGATCGCCCAGCAGGAGTGGGCCCTCGAGGCGGTGTGCAAGCCGGTCTGCGATGTCGACCGGTTCGACCGGGTGTGGCAGCGGGTGCAGGCCTACGACGGCGCTTACGAGATGCGGCCCTGA
- a CDS encoding NAD(P)H-dependent amine dehydrogenase family protein, whose amino-acid sequence MGSEKRVVVWGTGFVGKMVIPEIVRHPLFELVGVGVSSQDKVGRDVGEICGLDAEVGVTATDDVDALIALKPDALVHYGPTANHAEDNIAVITRFLRAGIDVCSTAMTPWIWPTMHLNPPDWIEPITTACELGESSCLTTGIDPGFANDLFPMTLMGLCSEVRKVRASELLDYTNYSGDYDREMGIGKPPEYRPLLENQDILVFAWGATVPMIAHAAGIMLDEITTTWEKWVTPTERTTAKGVIAPGNVAAVRFTINGVYRGETRIQLEHVNRIGNDAAPEWQSGSQNDVYRVEIEGTPSITQETAFRFTDGSGRDAAAAGCLATGLRALNAVPAVNDLSPGWVTALDLPLIPGAGTIR is encoded by the coding sequence ATGGGTTCTGAGAAGCGGGTGGTCGTCTGGGGCACCGGTTTCGTCGGCAAGATGGTGATCCCCGAGATCGTCAGGCATCCGTTGTTCGAGTTGGTCGGCGTCGGGGTGAGCAGCCAGGACAAGGTCGGCCGGGACGTCGGCGAGATCTGCGGTCTGGACGCCGAAGTCGGCGTGACCGCCACCGACGACGTCGACGCCCTCATCGCGCTGAAGCCCGACGCGCTGGTGCACTACGGTCCGACCGCCAACCACGCCGAGGACAACATCGCGGTGATCACGCGGTTCCTGCGGGCGGGCATCGACGTCTGCTCGACGGCGATGACGCCGTGGATCTGGCCCACCATGCACCTGAACCCGCCGGACTGGATCGAACCGATCACGACGGCGTGCGAACTCGGGGAGTCCTCGTGTCTGACCACCGGCATCGACCCGGGCTTCGCCAACGACCTGTTCCCGATGACGCTGATGGGCCTGTGCTCGGAGGTCCGCAAAGTCCGCGCTTCCGAACTGCTGGACTACACCAACTACTCCGGTGACTACGACCGGGAGATGGGCATCGGCAAGCCGCCCGAATACCGGCCGTTGCTGGAGAACCAGGACATTCTCGTCTTCGCGTGGGGCGCGACGGTTCCGATGATCGCCCACGCCGCGGGCATCATGCTCGACGAGATCACCACCACCTGGGAGAAGTGGGTGACGCCCACCGAGCGCACGACCGCCAAGGGCGTCATCGCGCCCGGCAACGTCGCCGCGGTGCGGTTCACCATCAACGGCGTGTACCGGGGCGAGACCCGGATCCAGCTCGAGCACGTCAACAGGATCGGCAACGACGCCGCCCCCGAGTGGCAGTCGGGCAGCCAGAACGACGTCTACCGGGTGGAGATCGAGGGCACACCGAGCATCACTCAGGAGACGGCGTTCCGGTTCACCGACGGGTCGGGACGCGACGCTGCCGCCGCGGGTTGCCTGGCGACCGGCCTGCGGGCACTCAACGCGGTCCCGGCCGTCAACGATCTCTCGCCGGGATGGGTCACCGCGCTGGATCTACCTCTGATTCCGGGCGCTGGCACAATTCGCTGA
- a CDS encoding dipeptide ABC transporter ATP-binding protein → MSDPVLRVRDLRVRIGRREIVRGVSFDVERGRTLGIVGESGSGKSMTVLAATGLLDAPGARVAGSSTLTSTSGRTQLVGASSRVLRSVHGGQVGFVFQDPGTSLNPLLTLERQIAESLEAHRRMTRQQARTRAVELLEAVGLPDAAARLHAYPHQLSGGQKQRVMIAIAMACDPQLLIADEPTTALDVTTQAQILELVADLQRDFGTAVVWISHDLGVIGQVADDVAVLRDGEAVEQAPIGDVFDRPAHAYTRELLAARPLIGRSGPPPVTDAPVLLAVGDLDVRFDVDTPTGPSTVHAVRDLSFRIRRGTTLGLVGESGSGKSTVAAALTGLLRPNAGSATLDATDILAVRGSAQKALRRRISLIFQDPFASLNPRSRVGAAIAEPLRVHRLAPGRRARAVRVAELLELVGLPTSFAPRYPHELSGGERQRVNIARALAGEPDLLILDEATAALDVSVQSRVLDLLASLQRDLGLTYLFIAHDLAIVQQVSHDVLVMREGAAVEYRPAAELFAAPESDYTRALLAAVPPERPRVAG, encoded by the coding sequence GTGAGCGATCCGGTGTTGCGGGTGCGCGATCTGCGCGTGCGAATCGGCAGACGCGAGATCGTGCGTGGAGTCTCGTTCGACGTCGAGCGTGGGCGGACCCTCGGCATCGTCGGCGAATCCGGTTCCGGGAAGTCGATGACCGTGCTGGCCGCGACCGGCCTGCTCGACGCGCCGGGGGCGAGAGTCGCCGGAAGCAGCACGCTGACCAGCACCTCGGGCCGGACCCAGCTCGTCGGCGCGTCGAGCCGGGTGTTGCGCAGTGTGCACGGCGGCCAGGTCGGTTTCGTCTTCCAGGACCCCGGCACCTCACTCAATCCCCTGTTGACACTCGAGCGGCAGATCGCCGAATCGCTGGAGGCACACCGGCGTATGACGCGTCAGCAGGCCCGCACACGCGCCGTCGAACTGCTCGAGGCGGTCGGTCTGCCGGACGCGGCCGCCCGGCTGCATGCCTACCCGCATCAGCTGTCCGGCGGGCAGAAGCAACGGGTGATGATCGCGATCGCGATGGCGTGCGATCCGCAGCTGCTCATCGCCGACGAGCCGACGACCGCTCTCGATGTCACGACGCAGGCGCAGATCCTCGAGTTGGTGGCCGACCTGCAGCGCGACTTCGGCACCGCGGTTGTGTGGATCAGCCACGACCTCGGAGTCATCGGCCAGGTGGCCGACGACGTGGCGGTGCTGCGCGACGGTGAGGCGGTGGAGCAGGCCCCGATCGGCGACGTCTTCGACCGTCCCGCACACGCATACACCCGCGAACTGCTGGCCGCCAGGCCGCTGATCGGCCGTTCGGGTCCGCCGCCGGTGACCGATGCGCCGGTGCTGCTGGCAGTCGGCGATCTCGACGTCCGCTTCGACGTCGACACCCCGACCGGCCCGTCAACGGTGCACGCGGTGCGCGACCTGTCATTCCGGATCCGCCGCGGCACCACGCTGGGCCTGGTCGGTGAATCCGGTTCGGGCAAGTCCACGGTGGCCGCAGCCCTCACCGGACTGCTGCGGCCGAACGCAGGCAGCGCGACCCTCGACGCGACGGACATCCTCGCGGTGCGCGGTTCGGCGCAGAAGGCGTTGCGCCGGCGGATCAGCCTGATCTTCCAGGACCCGTTCGCGTCGCTGAACCCGCGGTCGCGGGTCGGCGCCGCGATCGCGGAACCACTGCGGGTGCACCGCCTGGCGCCGGGGCGACGTGCCCGTGCGGTCAGGGTCGCCGAGTTGCTCGAATTGGTCGGTCTACCAACGTCGTTCGCTCCGCGCTACCCGCACGAACTCTCCGGTGGCGAACGCCAGCGAGTCAACATCGCGCGTGCGCTGGCGGGTGAACCGGATCTACTGATCCTCGACGAAGCGACTGCGGCGCTGGATGTCTCGGTGCAGTCCCGGGTGCTCGACCTGCTGGCGTCGCTACAGCGTGACCTCGGCCTGACCTACCTGTTCATCGCACACGACCTCGCGATCGTGCAGCAGGTCAGCCACGACGTGCTGGTGATGCGCGAAGGCGCGGCCGTCGAATACCGGCCGGCTGCCGAGTTGTTCGCCGCACCGGAGAGCGACTACACCCGCGCACTCCTGGCGGCGGTTCCCCCGGAACGTCCGCGGGTGGCCGGCTGA
- a CDS encoding Hsp70 family protein, with the protein MADGVGLSVGATNLAAVVVGRTALMRSPVLTRFAHRPPEVGVPSQNPNLNERGLILTDFVDRVGDPVGIVAADGSTHRADAVLADALLAMLVAVGGGRPPAGPVAVTHPAHWRPAAIEALRGALADKPEFGSGKAVPVVSDATAALTALQDEPGLPTRGIVALCDFGGTGSAITLVDAGNGFAAIAPTVRHTDLSGDLVDQALLTHVIEDLSAAGTIDLSGTSAIGSLSRLRAQCRGAKERLSTAGFTTLVADLPGRRSDVRLTRTELDDVIRQPLADFADTVADTLHRNGIRGADLSAVASVGGGALIPIITTTLSERFRVPVITNGQPDLAAAIGGGLAAVRGTVEEGMTALSAAPGVAAAAAAATAMAPEVPPPDEVAQSGSFNALAWSDADDVPDVAPTDPYDYSAPGAGGAADVRPQMHFGDDSWHEVPPRAVPWYRNPAVAMGAGVLTVLVALIAAVVWVMSDDSLPAPASTTAPPITATPRPATPAQSPDVPPPATQAPPPRTVYQAPPPATQTRTAPPSSPEPPPPPPPSSEPPPPPPPPPTSEPPPPPPTSEPPPTTQPPPWSPTAPYPTIPGLPWVPAPQLPGQPPGP; encoded by the coding sequence ATGGCTGACGGGGTCGGGCTGTCGGTTGGTGCCACCAACCTGGCGGCCGTCGTGGTGGGTAGGACCGCGCTGATGCGGTCGCCGGTGCTGACGCGCTTCGCGCACCGGCCGCCCGAGGTCGGCGTGCCGAGCCAGAACCCCAACCTCAACGAGCGCGGGCTGATCCTGACCGACTTCGTCGACCGCGTCGGCGACCCCGTCGGCATCGTCGCCGCCGACGGGTCCACCCACCGCGCCGATGCGGTGCTCGCCGACGCGTTGCTGGCGATGCTCGTCGCGGTCGGCGGGGGGCGGCCACCAGCCGGGCCGGTGGCGGTCACCCACCCCGCGCACTGGCGCCCGGCCGCGATTGAGGCGTTGCGCGGCGCGCTGGCCGACAAGCCGGAGTTCGGGAGTGGCAAGGCCGTACCGGTCGTGTCGGACGCCACGGCGGCGTTGACCGCCCTGCAGGACGAACCCGGCCTGCCCACCCGCGGGATCGTCGCCCTGTGCGACTTCGGTGGCACCGGATCGGCCATCACCCTGGTCGATGCCGGCAACGGGTTCGCTGCCATCGCTCCGACCGTCCGGCACACCGATCTGTCCGGCGACCTGGTCGATCAGGCGCTGTTGACCCACGTCATCGAGGACCTGTCCGCGGCAGGCACGATCGATCTGTCCGGCACGTCGGCGATCGGGTCGCTGTCCCGGCTGCGTGCGCAGTGCCGCGGCGCCAAGGAACGGCTGTCCACCGCCGGGTTCACCACCCTGGTGGCCGACCTGCCCGGGCGCCGCAGCGACGTGCGGCTGACCCGGACCGAACTCGACGATGTCATCCGGCAACCGCTGGCCGACTTCGCCGATACGGTAGCGGACACGTTGCACCGCAACGGTATTCGCGGCGCCGACCTGAGCGCGGTCGCGTCGGTCGGTGGTGGGGCGCTGATCCCCATCATCACCACCACGCTGTCCGAGCGGTTCCGGGTGCCGGTGATCACCAACGGTCAACCGGATCTGGCCGCCGCGATCGGTGGCGGGCTGGCCGCCGTGCGCGGCACGGTCGAAGAGGGCATGACGGCGCTGTCGGCGGCGCCCGGTGTCGCGGCGGCCGCCGCTGCGGCTACCGCGATGGCGCCCGAGGTCCCCCCTCCCGACGAGGTGGCCCAGTCCGGCAGTTTCAACGCCCTGGCCTGGTCGGACGCCGACGACGTGCCCGACGTCGCGCCGACCGATCCGTACGACTACTCCGCGCCGGGGGCCGGCGGCGCGGCCGATGTCCGGCCGCAGATGCATTTCGGCGACGACTCGTGGCACGAAGTGCCGCCGCGCGCTGTCCCGTGGTATCGCAATCCGGCGGTGGCGATGGGCGCCGGGGTGCTCACGGTGCTGGTGGCGCTGATCGCCGCGGTGGTGTGGGTGATGAGCGACGACAGCCTTCCGGCGCCCGCGTCGACAACAGCGCCGCCGATCACCGCGACGCCACGGCCCGCGACCCCCGCGCAGTCACCGGACGTTCCGCCGCCCGCCACGCAGGCACCGCCGCCGCGCACCGTCTATCAGGCGCCCCCACCCGCGACGCAGACGAGGACCGCGCCCCCGTCGTCTCCCGAACCGCCACCTCCACCGCCCCCGTCGTCCGAGCCGCCCCCGCCGCCCCCGCCGCCCCCGACGTCGGAGCCGCCCCCGCCGCCTCCGACCTCCGAGCCGCCGCCCACCACGCAGCCGCCGCCGTGGAGTCCGACGGCGCCGTATCCGACGATCCCGGGGCTGCCGTGGGTGCCTGCGCCGCAGCTACCTGGTCAACCACCGGGTCCGTGA